The DNA segment ACCGGAAAGCCAAAATTCACCAGCGCCTGGTCAATGTGATCGATGGGTTCACCGGCCAGCAAACAGCGAGCCGCTTCGTTGATGTAGGGCGCAAGAACACGGTTTACGAAAAATCCGGCGCTGTCACCGACTACAATCGCCGTTTTTCCCTGTTTCTTCGCCAGCGCAACCGTAGTGGAAATAGTCTGGGCGCTGGTTCCTGCGTGCGGGATCACTTCCACCAATGGCATTTTATCCACCGGGCTGAAATAGTGCAGACCGATGACCTGCTCCGGGCGTGTGGCCTGCGCGGCAATCTGATGAATCGGTAAAGAAGAGGTATTTGAGGCAAAAATAGTGCGCGACGCGGCGTTTTTCTCGATCTCCGCCACCATGCTCTGTTTGAGGGTTAAGTCTTCGAATACCGCTTCGACGACCAGATCCACCTGCGCAAAGCCGCTGTAATCGGTGGTACCGGAGATCAGCATCATCTGGCGCTGCTGTTCGTTGCGGGTCAGTCTGCGGCTGCGGACTTTCTTGTCCAGCAAATCCCAGCTGTATTTCAGTGCATGGCGGATACCTTCAGGACTGACGTCTTTAATTCGCACCGGCAGTCCGGCACGGGTCGCAGTGACGTTGGCGATCCCCCCTCCCATCAGCCCGCCGCCAAGAATGCCCACGCGGCGAACCGGCAGCGGTTTCGCATCCGCACCCTTTTCTTTTTTAAGGGCGGTGGAAGCGAAGAATAATCCGCGCAGCGCGGCAGATTCTGGCGTCATCACCAGTTCTCCGAACGCGTTGGCCTCCGCCTGATAACCGTTGCCACTGCCCTGATCCAACCCGATTTTTACCACATCCATAATTTTTTCGGTGGCCGGATAATTACCGTGGGTTTTTGCGCGCGTTTGCTTGCGCACAAAATGAAATAACAGACTTTTGCCGAGCGGACCGCCCGCCAGTCGGGCCTGCCAGGGCAGCGGCGGGCGCGCCTTGCGACCTTTGGCGACGCGCTCCAGCGCGGTCTGCAACAGGATCGAATACGGCACGGCATCATCCACCAGCCCCAGCTTCAGTGCCTGTTTCGCCCGCAGGCTGCGGCCAGTCAGCATCAGCTCAAGCGCTTTCGGTGCGCCGATCAGGCGCGGAAGACGCTGCGTACCACCGGACCCCGGAAGCAGGCCGAGCTGTACTTCCGGCAGACCGAGTTGGGTTTTATCGTCCAGTGAACAAATACGGGCATGACACGCCAGTGCCAGCTCAAGACCGCCGCCCAGACAGGCACCGTGAATAGCCGCCACAACAGGTACCGGGAACGAGGCAATTTGCGACATTACCGTCTGTCCTTTCAATGCCAGCTGGCTGGCCTCTGCGGCGGTTTTACATCCGGCAATCATCGTAATGTCGGCACCGGCAATAAAGGAGTCAGGTTTGCCAGAAATCAGCACCAGACCTTTCAGATTCGGATACTGCTGCGCTTTATGCAAAATAGAGGAAATTTGTTCAGCAAAT comes from the Enterobacteriaceae bacterium Kacie_13 genome and includes:
- the fadJ gene encoding fatty acid oxidation complex subunit alpha FadJ, with the translated sequence MRDNMENPTTTPDSAFSLMFTTEHIGIITIDVPGEKVNTLKAEFAEQISSILHKAQQYPNLKGLVLISGKPDSFIAGADITMIAGCKTAAEASQLALKGQTVMSQIASFPVPVVAAIHGACLGGGLELALACHARICSLDDKTQLGLPEVQLGLLPGSGGTQRLPRLIGAPKALELMLTGRSLRAKQALKLGLVDDAVPYSILLQTALERVAKGRKARPPLPWQARLAGGPLGKSLLFHFVRKQTRAKTHGNYPATEKIMDVVKIGLDQGSGNGYQAEANAFGELVMTPESAALRGLFFASTALKKEKGADAKPLPVRRVGILGGGLMGGGIANVTATRAGLPVRIKDVSPEGIRHALKYSWDLLDKKVRSRRLTRNEQQRQMMLISGTTDYSGFAQVDLVVEAVFEDLTLKQSMVAEIEKNAASRTIFASNTSSLPIHQIAAQATRPEQVIGLHYFSPVDKMPLVEVIPHAGTSAQTISTTVALAKKQGKTAIVVGDSAGFFVNRVLAPYINEAARCLLAGEPIDHIDQALVNFGFPVGPIQLLDEVGIDVGTKISPILVDAFGQRFAAPAGFDAVLKDDRKGRKNGKGFYLYGQKGRGAKKKQVDPAVYRLLNVTPKAQQSETELAQRCVMLMLNEAVRCLDEKVIRSARDGDLGAVFGIGFPPFRGGPFRYIDTLGADNVVKTLQQLAQRYGEHFTPCEGLLRRAQSREVFYPQGEVKEIADVV